The Apis cerana isolate GH-2021 linkage group LG10, AcerK_1.0, whole genome shotgun sequence DNA window ttataagattagAACATAtagcaacaaaaaaaaatctacattCCCATCGTGTCAGTTCACCACTTAGTGGTAAACAAGAAATATCTGCTTATGGAGATAATAAAGGGGAAGGTGATAATGGTGATAATTGGCTTTTAATATGTCAGACTGAATTTTGGAGAAGAGATGAATCAATTATGTTGAAACATGTAGATACAGATACgtgagttatatttttatattattatgtaaaaaaaatttcttaaatattaaaaaattctattattttatagatatttagcAGTAAGTGGAAGAGTTTATGGTAATCCCATTACTGGACAAACTGAAGTGGTAGGCGAATATTCCTCTAATTCTCCTCACATTGAATGGATGACAACAGAAGGAGTATTTATTCATCCTAATGATTTTAAAGCTCAACATCATATTCAtacagaattataaaataaattttttaatataatataaaattttttcttgataataataatgacaattataacaaatgaattaaaagttatataaatattttattaatttatttttttttcattatcttcaAATCAATgtctaatgttttatatttttgtaaaaaaaaatttttaattgtatattattaaaaaattattattattttctaggccaaataaaatgttttttgttatttttgttataatcttCATTATATGTGTGAATCTcgtaatggaaaatattataatattatatttataaaaatttatgaagagTTATGCAGTGATTTATGATTCATACAgaagtataaatatgtaaatgtattagatgtatatgatatttattataatataatttacataattgaaaaatgtattttactgtatatacattttttatgtgaaaagtgcataaatatatttttttatttgtcttaataaatttcttcatttagttatatttattattattattaattattattatattattattatttatagtaattttaactattgtcatttgtttttattacattatatttgctTTAACTCATATTTCCCATTAAGATCTCTAGTTCCTATGAGACCattatatggaaaaataatatttgatagacCATAActtccaaaaatttctttcaaagtttgtttttctgatatatttgcatatcttTGTTTACCTGTCATACAACTATGTAATTTCCATGTTGCATATACCAAACAAATACACAAAATAGAAACTAATATATCAAACATTGTAACAAgcaatatataagtattttctctagaatgtaataatttgataagagCAATAGGAAaacagaaattcaaaaatatattaaaagaatctgTATCTGTTCTTATTAcacgattaatattttcatataaatatggtCCAAGAGtacataatgaatatatacatgttaatgatgtataaaaacaaaataaaatgaaattacctATATTTTGTCTTAATATACAAGCACCCAAGAAAAAACAATGATGATCACGAAAATGAAAAcactttttacaaaaaatgcaATGTTGTGTTGGTTTgcatgtataattaatacatttttcacAATACCAATATTTATGTTCAGCATTATTTTCtgctttattgtatattaataatttttttcctactattttaatttccataattgTTGCATTATGACTTATAGCATATATTGAAtaccaatttaaatatacttgaatacaaaaaaatacgaaaactGGAGtaagtttttcattaatatatgttgttaaaataataacaattatactatataataatgcaatgaatggacaaatttttacaataatttgtgGAAatcctttcatattttttgttgtatCTTTTATAGTAtcttttaagtttaaattttaattttagtatatgattaagataaaatacaaagtattttctttactgtttttagaataaatccattataattgtatcaatataatttttccttttcctgtAAAATGTATaggaaaagtaaagaaaaatattacgattttcctatctatttttttaattactttttaaatcttagtagtgaaatgaaacaaaatttttaatatttattaaaaaaatatcacaaattagaaaaagatgtataattatagaattcaatataaattgatttatttgctaaaaaaagaaatatgtatatatgatgtatatatatatatgtttatgtatatgtatattatatatacatttatatatatacatatatataaatatctgcagaaagaaaaaataactaaattgcatatattgtattttcgaatcgtaatttattatttgtaattctttgattttaattgtGTATAACCTCTTCTcatcgtaaatattttatctagaaAGATTacctgttttttctttcttttaaataaagaatattataatgatgatgtaatatatttaatgttaatacaatttgattttttttatacgttcataaaatacatttaatacttaaatgaatattgattttaaaaactgtAGAAACTAATActcaagaaatattatattaattactttataagataaaaatgattgaagatgaaataattaaattcttgattaagttttttgagattataagtataataaaaaaaagaaaaatttttattacatattttttacaaataaaaattgattgatattgatattaatattttagataatatatacgagattaataaataacaaatttttacaaaaacttttattttttatttatatatttgctttacatgaaatttaatttgaaaagacaacatatttaatatgtaaaataataaaatttttgtgtaaataaaattaaattataaaaattcttttgaatgaaataggtaatttcaaaaataaaaatttaatgaaaatttcgtaatatatttaatgactaaaatgtttttttttatattacatattaaaaagatttctttatatttttttgtacagttttatatatttaaaaattttatattttatatttttattatgctcaaactttgtacatttttttttcaaggagAAAttgtctttaaattttaatttttttcattgtttataaatatatattgaattgctTATATTGAGTAagtacatacatttttattttacaaaattatttttctcttttcaattttttttattttcattataaaaaaaattcgtaactcttttttaaactataaaatatagaaaatattatcaataaatgatattaatatataaaaaaaatttttaaacatattaatgaatatttacacTTAATTTACATTGccgattctataatttttcttctattatatatacattcaatGTTTCCTATTTACATGTGAAATACTTGTGcatcattaatttatgtttattcattttttctatgtttttaaaaatcaaaagtagCTAAATATGTATgacagttattatatatactatcacACATTCTATACTTGCTGTATACTTTTATACATTTGtatacattttcatatttataatctatactTTTGCTTCCTACAAACAATTCATCCTATACTTGTAAAGCtacatgaatataaaataatttttacaagttatcaaaatacaatttttataagttatcaaaataatatatatgttatagtcAAATACTTGTAcagctaaaattttaaatctttgaatAATATGTTGATAGCTATTTAAATACGTGACCTTTTTTTGTtactttcttataataatgatgtatTTACAGTTTCACGAAAGTTCACCAATGGGTGCATGTTGTAACCATAAatcatgtataaaattatacaaatcatCACTAACAGCAAcctgtataaattattataattttcaattttaacgaaatattttataattcaaagtaTTAAAACTCACTTTATATGGTGTAGGATTCAGATTTCTCTTGTGATCATTTCTAAGTGTTCTTAAAGATTCTTGGactttatttcgtatttcttgTAATGTAAGTAAAGGTTGGCATAATTTACCATTTTTCCAATAAACCTaagtatttatagaaaaatgttataaattataattataaaaatttatattttattaatttaccttATGTAGTGGCTCCACTCGCGTTGGAATAACATAAGCTCTTTTTGACTCTTGAAAAGGATGTCTACAAAGAACTTTATGTTTTACTTGTGGTATTTCTTCTGTTGATCTTTGTAAAAGATCGATTAAAGCACATCCATCTGCTCCATATAATCTAAATGCAACTTTTTTACCAGGTATTGATATTTTACTAACATCATGACTGATTTTTATTCTAGGTTGATCATTAATTTCAACCATTTTATAAACGCAACCTAATGCTGGTTGTCTTTGACATGTTACCAAATGCGTTCCAATCCCAAAACAATCAATCTTatgattctataaaattaatattttttataaaaataaaaatatttatgataaattgaaattgtattttttcatattgtatTTATCTACCTGTTCATTTAAACTTAGAATGGTCTCTTCATTGATGTCATTTGATGCACAGATTGTTAATTTCCCAAACCAagggatattatatttaataccaATTCTTTCAAACAAATCTCTGGCGAAATTACTTTGATATGCTAAATCGCCACTGTCGAGTCTTATACCAATTGCTTTATAACCCAAATCATTTAAAGCTAGTGCCACTGCACAAAAGTTTAGAAGACCACTCctaagtataaaatttacttataaattatacatataaattatcattgtaatacaatagaaaaaatattatcaattatgcatgcattaatattatcatagattctgaaacataatatatatttgtgtttattttatataaacacaaaacatataaaattattgtaaaaatcttttatataaaattaaaatttactacgACGTAAATatgagatatatattaaaaatatatgtatatgtatatatattaaaatttttatacgaggtaaatatgagatatatattacatgcaagtgattgatattaattatgatacaataaaaaatcaaataatctattaatagattttattaatatttataatagtttatattctattaattttttataatttacatttatatatatctaaatttttacaattaaaattatcttattattaataaaatgcgaATCGGTTAatggttattttttatatggcTGAATTGGGAAGGGTGCTATATAAGGTCGTAcataatacaaaattcatcaaattttttacaaaatgactcacgatttaaaattttttattattattttatgagaaaaaataaaaaaaaatctataaatttgcCCGCTTTacagaatgatatttttttttataaattaataaaattaatattagaatactatacttgaaatatgaaatatatgttattttatactttcaattcaaaattattaatataaataataatatgtaataaatttaaagtctaacaaaataaagattaataaaaattctattaatatatattatttatgaatataattatttggatttgataaaatatgataaaaaaatgataaaatatgatgattTATTCTGCAAAGcagacaaaataaataatatcgtacCTCACATAGAGCTCACCCAATTCGCCTTGACTTAAAAAGCCATTCTTGTGATGTGAAGTTGATTCTGATATAACCGGATCATTTCTGACACCATTTTGGGCATGTTTATTGGACCCATTTATTAGATGTTTATTCTTTACATTTAGGCTGACTATATATGCTTGTCTCTTGGCCGAAGATTCGATGCTATAAACACACTCTTGTTAGGCTATAGTGTGTATATATGCCTGCtttgtgaatttttcattaaaattacacattcatttatatacatatcaaatgcaattaatcataattttaattgaaaataaaattaatgataaatttctaatatatttttaatattttacaatatattttataaaatttatcacttaacaaagttttaaaattttttcaattatcttaggaatacagaaataaataatagattttctttatatttatatttagttctatatatttttactatgtatttctttcattacttCACATCATGCATACTAAAAAAAcacaaattgtaaatttaaattaaatattgtaagcttataattaataataagttctataaataaattaatattaactaaaaagtgaaattaaaaatgcaaaaaacattaataatgctaatatataaaaatcatacatctataaataaaattctgaatatttatatgtaaataattaaatataaataaaaatattaacaaaatatatatatatgtatatatgacattaaaatatatctacttctacatataaaatacaaaaaaaagtatcaaatatacttaagaaaaagcaaaataaaaaaaaataattaataataagcaaAATATCCTACCTTTCCACATCATATGTGTCTACAAGAGCAAGAAATCGTTGTGGAAAAGCAATAGCATAACTAATTAAAGCAGCTAATTCTCCATTAGAAGCCTCAGAAACTAGTGCTCCTATATCAGCTGCAATAGAATTTCGATGCTTGTAGGCTAATTCTAAAAGATCATAAACTTTTCCTGTTTCTTTATGTGCCAAACTctgaaaagattataaaatattaaagcgaaataaaactttactcaattgaaataaaataaaaatattaacttactTTTTCTCGTAAATCATCCAAAGTAATAAAAGATGTTATATATGAATGTGCATGTGTTCCACCTACaggaatattataaagttttccTGCTAAAACATTACTTGTACCATCAAAACcacctaaaaaataaataatttttttaaatatatttaaaattaaaaaattttttttattataattaatataaactaaaaaaagagaacttttatatatttatttattatttattatttattatttattactttatttacttcaattttattatacctaAAAATGTGTAtttcaatatgattttttctaaaattatgaaacataactatatatatatatatatatatatatatatatatatatatatatatatacaaatatgtctaaactattttaaattagttattaaGGTGGTACAAACTATTATCAAATGATGctttattgattttgataagaaattgtaaaatgaaatgatgttgaagaagaaataatatttgttgatataatgaaaaatataataaaaataatatgatgtattaaattaatgcataatatgttaaatgagacttaaaaaaatatagaatgaaattgagatttaagaaaaaaaataaaaagaaaataaaaatacacaaaatatttacCAATATAGCTATATTTAGAAGCGCTTAAACCACCATCAGGACCCTGAGCTCTTCGAAGACCAAATTCTagcaatgttatatttttcccAGCAGCCATGCGAAATCTGGCTGCATTAGTTGCCATTAAACTCGCATAGTTAACTAATGTTAACAATGTTGTTTCCAAAAGTTGTACCATTATTAATGGACCTTCTACTCTTAGTAATGGTATTCTGCATAACATATCAATTTGTATTGAGGTTTTAACTTATTAAGATTTCGTGTTTCATCAAATATGTAATGTTGATAAGCATTCGAACATTAACTCTAACTGCTGTCTTAAGAGCAAGAAAAAGTTTCCTAAATGATgacaatgatgatgatgattaacATAACTGAATATTATCTGCATGATACATGCAATTTCTAAACAATTTGTACTAACCTTGGAAAAACAACTGAACCTTCTTCTACAGCATATATTGTTACATCTTTTGGTGTTAAgtctttcaaatattcaaaaaatctttCATCAATTGATGATGGCAttgttgattttaaatatttaatatctgtataatttaatattttaattgaaattttaaagtataaaaaattttttacatttatgaatttaaattatttgactaatataatatttcaaaataaatacataccacttgaagaataatgaaatttttctaaaaatttaatacattcttCTAAACcagcaaaaattgtaaattctcCTTGAAAAGGATTTTTACGaaagaataaatcaaatacaGCATAATCATTCATCTTTTCACTTTTCCAATAAGCATATGCCATTGTAATTTggtataaatctaaaattataaaatcaatgtaaatatatattatttcatatattatttatatataaatgatgttttaataaatttatataattatagattatttcaaatgtacaataatgtacatatataataaataaacattaattacaagtttattgaaattattaattttttagaatataatataatataattttatgcaaaataattctatttagaaatagtatttttaaaaattaaaattattatattaatattaagtaaagaatatagaaaaataaagattaaattttaacttattaaataaaatataataaaaattaaaaaattttcctataaaTCATTGTATACAATTCatgtagattatattttacaataccaCGTGTTACATCATTACTTATACGTAACATCTAttgagtaaataataaaataatgtgacCGCGCGTATTTTGAGgttattttcttcattgttTTTACAATGATATGGATTGTAAAGAAATTCACATTGTAAATACCTGTTAAGAGTGGTTGTACAACACAATTTTGACGCTTATTTTGACACCATAATTTATTCTCGTTAtctgacatttttttttaaattttcgcagTCTgacttaaaatattgtaattgaaaaaaaaaagaaaagataattataggATAGTTTTTCCCTCAATAATACTGAGTGCTCACTGAACGACAATCGGTCAAGCGTTGTTACCGACGAACTAACATATTTCGACAGTGAACTTCGTATTATACACTCTGTATATTCTCAGAATCGATAAGAACGTTTGAAGGACGTTACGAACGACGCAACTTGTATTTCGCCATTTCCACCAATAGAAAAAGCTCTTCTTAAGAAATTACTAGGTATTGGATTGTCACGTTAGTTTAAGCACATAAACACATAGAaaacgttataaatttattctgcGCCATGATTGAatcttttctgtttttttcctTCATCCTCTCTTCACTGTATGCATTACAATCAATttgtttaaagattaaaacgaAGGAAGATTATCTTAGAGGAAGAAcaagtaaaaatgaaacatcaTTTATGAAAgactttaattgaatttaaaaatatcatatctatgtcatgattattaattaataaatagctattaaagatatgtaatattataggaTAAATTGTAAGCGTATTTGCCCAGTCTGACTTAACCGCTTTTCAATACTACTGAATACTACTAAAGTCAATGCAGGCATACCGAGATATagaacttattaaatattaaattaatattttatttatatttcttaaatcatttttaaattcgttatattttcgctaatataatattcttatagatataaaaaataccaaattatataattaagaagtatataacatttttatttaataataatactatgtAATAGCAACGGAAATGActgtattatcattattagtaataatcatacattattacattaattatcaattaattacttatttttattttttatttttcatttcataaatctttgtcattataattcattttaaaaatattctctcatttaaaagagaataagTATATGTTGATTAACATCAATTCAACTATTAATTCAtaagtttgaattattttgactTCTATTTGCtagataagattataaaactAATTGCATCGTTTTTAGaggtaaaagaaagaagatacaattatcttttttctttttatgatttttattatcaatttgttctttttgCACTATcttatttcaaagataaaatcgTATTACTATATCACGGAAAGTAATTATAGAACGAGACTCATGGCAATTGGGGAATCCTTCGATTAAACACATATCGTTAGGGGCAACATGTTCGTATACAATGACCTTGTTGTAATTGTACAGCATTGCAGTTCATTCTTTGatagaaaacttttttttttaaatatcgaaaattaatatataaatttgaaatgttttgattgtacataatattatgatatacatattatgatataattcaaattttttttttcgtatcccttaatttagattagattagatatttattagatcaacATAGTTAAtgcaatatcatatttatcatttatttttttaatactaattttcttaaattaaattcataaactgTTTcccaatattaatcaaataaatatttataaaataacaaatattaaatgaatatattttttcaaatgtattatgatctattttatttaaaacaaatttttttcaatagaaatcatgttaaataattattgattaatttttttacaaaaattttacaaaaattgtgatctataaattaaattttcataattattaacataatgttaattgttaatttattatataaatttattatattctatcgatttgaataatttcgacatacataataaacattataataaaatgataaatgatattatgataaatggcgcaattacaaaaaaaaaattttgtaatatttttatttaaaattatttagttatataaataattttataatattaacaattttttattacatataaatatttatgtagaaTCGAAGAAGCAGAAAACTTTTACAATGAGTTGTATACTTATAATCAgagttattcattttttctatcttgatttagaaatgaaaataataaacaaatttaaagtaaacaaCTTTACTTAACTCATGTCAACACGATTTGCATAAGATAGCTAttctaattattgttattaatataaattgttattaatataaattagtataaattttattgatactaattctaattattctttttctattattgtgtacattttatatttacattttttttattatttcaatcttcgaaataatttcctattcaaattgaaatataattgaaataattaataattttttttcaaataatttatatttaaaattgaaaccaAACTCTAGACTTTTGgtataattaaaacgaatttgaaaaaaaaattaataacaatattattatatatattatatatatattctttttgttatattaattatattattatattatttgttatattatattatattatatttatgttatatttgttatattaattatattatttgtgtaTTATATGTTGTAACTCTTTTTGTCATttcatatatgtgtatatatatttgtatcaaatTGACAAATTCAAACTATATTTGATAGCCatataaatacgtattatgaaattatacgttaatctgaaaaatatctgaaaaatataaaacaccaattaattgaagattcctgagataatttcaaataatatttttctttataaaaatttttgttacagCTTTGTTGACAAATTAATCAAGCCACGACGATAGTATTTAGTAATCCCGCTAATTGAGCATGAATAAGTTCAAATAAAGtgtcaaaaaatatacatatataatattttttatatgtttaaatataacaaatattttttcaaaaaattatattaaattatgttttatttaagaataatgaaaaaacaatgaaaaaataattattattcgtataggattttttccatcctttattattcttttttattcttatttatcattCTTCTCTTCCTGTCTTCCTTTatcatctctttctctcccctttttattattttcttcttcctttttattattttttctttttttttactttttattatcttccgattcttcttttttattattctcttttgtttttcttttttatgtttctcttctttctttcttttatcatctttattatttattttattatttttctattcttcccttctttattttctttctcccatCTCccatttattattctcttctttctcttcttctttttccctcttaTATATAGTTGCCTCttctattgtatatattcCGGAATATTCTTATGATAACATagttatttttctgaaataagtGATATCTCTAGACAGTATGATTAATGATTGTTAATCATATGCAACAATCTTTTGTTATCATGAACTACTACAGAaacaaatagatataaatgcaaatcatttaatatctaaattaatctaaagcttttaaaaataaagtaaaaataaaataatgtaggtatagaatgtaaaaattaatgatatcgttttaattttcgtaataattaattttatataaattttttttttttcgttataattgcaaagctttaatttattcaggaaaaaaaatattatatttaaaatattatatttttatattaaaagtattatatttaacataatttaaagaaaaaagttatttattatataagtattaatttaatattattacatttttacagttttttattaattgataaaataaaaaaatatgagaaatataaaatgaaaataataaatgaagttaataaaatatgtaaaaaaattattaaaccaactttttatacaatcattttattaagtgTCACAAttgatattatcgataattcataTTTCGAATCTACATATAATTATCCAGTATTTGTCTGCTGAAATACACTACATTAGTTTACTGCGTTACTGGCACTTCTGAGATACTGTTTTAATCGCTAATTTAAACACTAATCGTCTTTGtggactttaaaaaaatactcaaTTTTTGACCTATGGCAAGAGCTGagcaaattgatttaaaaatattttattatcaattaataaaaattcaaaaatattggttaacataataataaatataaactaatgCACCGTCAATAACTATAACATTTTTCAGGTGCAATATATTTGGCAGTATTAAGACTAGAATAAAATTGAGgaagaaaatagataatttgcTCATCTCTGCTTAGAACTAGATGTAAAAATTGAGCTGTGAGAGCGAGATCGTGAGCGATTcactttcgtttcttcttttcttatcaaaaattgattattttcgcAAAtacataattcgaataatcgaataatcttAATCCATTACTACATAACTGACAAGCAAAAAtgtaattgcaaaatatacgattatatCTCTAAGCAAGGGTGGCTATCGCAGCTTTcgcgttattaaatatacattataaaatattttattaaaatgtttatcttgagagtattatttgatttaagaaatatttatttttgaaattaaaaaaacataaaaaaataaaaaatattgtaatatttc harbors:
- the LOC107999204 gene encoding stromal cell-derived factor 2-like protein 1; its protein translation is MREKFIYFSFMISFVIFLLWTSPVKAKGTQHVTCGSTLKLMNVNYKVRLHSHDIKYGSGSGQQSVTGTSAKEDGNSYWLVKAGTKKQCTRGIPIKCGDIIRLEHIATKKNLHSHRVSSPLSGKQEISAYGDNKGEGDNGDNWLLICQTEFWRRDESIMLKHVDTDTYLAVSGRVYGNPITGQTEVVGEYSSNSPHIEWMTTEGVFIHPNDFKAQHHIHTEL
- the LOC133666761 gene encoding palmitoyltransferase ZDHHC22-like; this translates as MKGFPQIIVKICPFIALLYSIIVIILTTYINEKLTPVFVFFCIQVYLNWYSIYAISHNATIMEIKIVGKKLLIYNKAENNAEHKYWYCEKCINYTCKPTQHCIFCKKCFHFRDHHCFFLGACILRQNIGNFILFCFYTSLTCIYSLCTLGPYLYENINRVIRTDTDSFNIFLNFCFPIALIKLLHSRENTYILLVTMFDILVSILCICLVYATWKLHSCMTGKQRYANISEKQTLKEIFGSYGLSNIIFPYNGLIGTRDLNGKYELKQI
- the LOC107999203 gene encoding nicotinate phosphoribosyltransferase isoform X1, encoding MSDNENKLWCQNKRQNCVVQPLLTDLYQITMAYAYWKSEKMNDYAVFDLFFRKNPFQGEFTIFAGLEECIKFLEKFHYSSSDIKYLKSTMPSSIDERFFEYLKDLTPKDVTIYAVEEGSVVFPRIPLLRVEGPLIMVQLLETTLLTLVNYASLMATNAARFRMAAGKNITLLEFGLRRAQGPDGGLSASKYSYIGGFDGTSNVLAGKLYNIPVGGTHAHSYITSFITLDDLREKSLAHKETGKVYDLLELAYKHRNSIAADIGALVSEASNGELAALISYAIAFPQRFLALVDTYDVESIESSAKRQAYIVSLNVKNKHLINGSNKHAQNGVRNDPVISESTSHHKNGFLSQGELGELYVRSGLLNFCAVALALNDLGYKAIGIRLDSGDLAYQSNFARDLFERIGIKYNIPWFGKLTICASNDINEETILSLNEQNHKIDCFGIGTHLVTCQRQPALGCVYKMVEINDQPRIKISHDVSKISIPGKKVAFRLYGADGCALIDLLQRSTEEIPQVKHKVLCRHPFQESKRAYVIPTRVEPLHKVYWKNGKLCQPLLTLQEIRNKVQESLRTLRNDHKRNLNPTPYKVAVSDDLYNFIHDLWLQHAPIGELS
- the LOC107999203 gene encoding nicotinate phosphoribosyltransferase isoform X3; this translates as MLCRIPLLRVEGPLIMVQLLETTLLTLVNYASLMATNAARFRMAAGKNITLLEFGLRRAQGPDGGLSASKYSYIGGFDGTSNVLAGKLYNIPVGGTHAHSYITSFITLDDLREKSLAHKETGKVYDLLELAYKHRNSIAADIGALVSEASNGELAALISYAIAFPQRFLALVDTYDVESIESSAKRQAYIVSLNVKNKHLINGSNKHAQNGVRNDPVISESTSHHKNGFLSQGELGELYVRSGLLNFCAVALALNDLGYKAIGIRLDSGDLAYQSNFARDLFERIGIKYNIPWFGKLTICASNDINEETILSLNEQNHKIDCFGIGTHLVTCQRQPALGCVYKMVEINDQPRIKISHDVSKISIPGKKVAFRLYGADGCALIDLLQRSTEEIPQVKHKVLCRHPFQESKRAYVIPTRVEPLHKVYWKNGKLCQPLLTLQEIRNKVQESLRTLRNDHKRNLNPTPYKVAVSDDLYNFIHDLWLQHAPIGELS
- the LOC107999203 gene encoding nicotinate phosphoribosyltransferase isoform X2; this translates as MSDNENKLWCQNKRQNCVVQPLLTDLYQITMAYAYWKSEKMNDYAVFDLFFRKNPFQGEFTIFAGLEECIKFLEKFHYSSSDIKYLKSTMPSSIDERFFEYLKDLTPKDVTIYAVEEGSVVFPRIPLLRVEGPLIMVQLLETTLLTLVNYASLMATNAARFRMAAGKNITLLEFGLRRAQGPDGGLSASKYSYIGGFDGTSNVLAGKLYNIPVGGTHAHSYITSFITLDDLREKSLAHKETGKVYDLLELAYKHRNSIAADIGALVSEASNGELAALISYAIAFPQRFLALVDTYDVERSGLLNFCAVALALNDLGYKAIGIRLDSGDLAYQSNFARDLFERIGIKYNIPWFGKLTICASNDINEETILSLNEQNHKIDCFGIGTHLVTCQRQPALGCVYKMVEINDQPRIKISHDVSKISIPGKKVAFRLYGADGCALIDLLQRSTEEIPQVKHKVLCRHPFQESKRAYVIPTRVEPLHKVYWKNGKLCQPLLTLQEIRNKVQESLRTLRNDHKRNLNPTPYKVAVSDDLYNFIHDLWLQHAPIGELS